From bacterium, one genomic window encodes:
- the hslU gene encoding ATP-dependent protease ATPase subunit HslU: MIQETNAKSPPLGVLKKDGGVFTPREIVRELDRYIVGQDNAKKAVAIALRNRWRRQRVQEKLREEIYPANIIMIGPTGVGKTEIARRLAQLAQAPFVKVEASKFTEVGYVGRDVESMIRELVEIAVKIVRKEKEAEVIPKAEANAREKLLDLLLPSMPAPKEGEDSHAETRAKLRKMLSAGLLDERTVELETHREPQGLFDLFRISGMDEVNVELQEMLQNALPRKPKNRKVSVKEALRILTQDEASKLVDMEEVTSLARERAENSGIVFIDEIDKVAGSEGPHSGPDVSREGVQRDLLPIVEGSNISTKYGLVKTDHILFIAAGAFHKTKPSDLIPELQGRFPIRVELDSLSREDFERILTEPETALVKQYQALLETEGTKISFTKDGVGAVAEISALLNERSENIGARRLHTVMTALLEEFLFELPESGKKDIKITGKFVREKLDSIVADEDLSQYIL, translated from the coding sequence ATGATTCAAGAAACAAACGCTAAATCGCCGCCACTTGGGGTATTGAAGAAGGATGGCGGAGTGTTCACGCCTAGAGAGATTGTGAGAGAGCTTGACCGCTACATCGTCGGACAGGACAACGCCAAGAAAGCGGTCGCAATAGCCCTTCGAAACCGATGGCGCCGCCAGCGAGTGCAGGAAAAACTCCGCGAGGAGATTTATCCTGCCAACATCATAATGATAGGGCCCACCGGCGTCGGAAAGACGGAGATAGCGCGCAGGCTCGCACAGCTCGCACAGGCGCCATTCGTCAAGGTCGAAGCCTCAAAATTCACCGAGGTCGGCTACGTAGGCAGGGATGTAGAGTCTATGATAAGGGAACTCGTGGAGATAGCCGTGAAGATAGTGCGCAAGGAAAAGGAGGCCGAGGTCATTCCAAAGGCTGAGGCAAACGCAAGGGAGAAGCTTCTCGACCTGCTTCTGCCTTCAATGCCTGCGCCCAAGGAGGGTGAGGACTCGCACGCTGAGACCAGGGCAAAGTTGAGAAAGATGCTATCTGCAGGTCTTCTCGACGAGAGAACGGTCGAGCTCGAAACGCACAGGGAACCGCAGGGACTCTTTGATCTGTTCCGCATCAGCGGCATGGACGAGGTCAACGTCGAGCTTCAGGAGATGCTTCAGAACGCCCTGCCCAGAAAACCCAAGAACCGCAAGGTCTCGGTCAAGGAAGCGCTTAGGATACTTACCCAGGACGAGGCTTCGAAACTCGTCGATATGGAAGAGGTAACCTCGCTTGCCCGCGAAAGAGCCGAGAACTCGGGTATAGTTTTTATTGACGAAATAGACAAGGTCGCTGGATCAGAAGGCCCGCATTCAGGGCCGGACGTTTCAAGGGAGGGCGTTCAGCGGGACCTCCTGCCTATTGTAGAAGGCTCTAATATTTCAACAAAGTACGGGCTCGTGAAGACCGACCACATACTCTTCATTGCCGCGGGCGCATTTCACAAGACAAAGCCTTCGGATCTTATACCGGAGCTTCAGGGACGCTTCCCGATAAGGGTTGAACTCGATTCGCTCTCAAGGGAGGATTTCGAGCGAATCCTTACCGAACCGGAGACCGCACTCGTTAAGCAGTACCAGGCGCTTCTGGAAACCGAAGGCACGAAGATTTCCTTCACGAAGGACGGCGTCGGAGCTGTTGCCGAGATATCGGCTCTTCTCAACGAACGCTCGGAAAATATCGGAGCAAGAAGGCTGCATACCGTGATGACAGCCCTGCTCGAGGAGTTTCTTTTCGAACTTCCCGAATCGGGCAAGAAGGACATTAAAATAACGGGTAAATTCGTACGGGAAAAGCTCGATTCTATTGTCGCGGACGAGGATTTAAGCCAGTATATACTCTAG
- a CDS encoding PorV/PorQ family protein yields the protein MRNRGFIKALLILALLSAVSVFAQPVDTVSFPGLSILDVSFGARGLALAEALGAVPADRFSLYNNPATSAFASQIAVIAGEQNMGFVNSLGFIGLFPFKFGTFCVGLKAATVGGIEIRPDPNNPDYYVENTSVVAAIPAISFARRFGPFSVGAGLKAQTVSLGYNPGQEGEAFTDNKVGLDIGAYQDFDNLGLGFVVQNIGPRFYFVGDTADSAGNPQPLNLSGSLRYSLFDKKLLLLASAGYGNARGIVAAAGVEYSPWSVFSLRAGYNTERISAGALNGLSLGFGLRLANLEVNYSYLPSTNGFGAGGFHGIDVGFHFGTSAEEKERLLAEAQKEALKRALELQKQTSQSLYEQGVSQYNMSRYDDALESWDMALIWWPDNADAQSMIAKVSAEKDKMALQALVDQAKQAYVSKNYVSLAVMSEEILARDPSHSLALFYKEEAQKGLAEELISKAPAALQSDLRQGIEALTGRDYLTAMRSFEKVLDYDPSNAVAQDYIRKTQAEVDRYIKEEMATVNSLISMSRYSEAKNKTRELLKVAPQNAELLQKIGEIDSKVSEDVQRRLERAQEQQSKDPARSEKELKAALELDPANKQAQENLAQIQKAAQKSSQDAQKLYLLGVESYSENNYELAISYWQKVLSIDPNHSNARKNLERAQTKLAALGKSG from the coding sequence ATGAGGAATAGAGGATTCATCAAAGCCCTGCTCATTCTTGCATTGCTGTCCGCTGTCTCCGTTTTCGCCCAGCCGGTTGACACCGTATCTTTCCCAGGCCTGTCGATTCTTGACGTTTCCTTCGGAGCCAGGGGACTTGCCTTAGCGGAAGCGCTTGGCGCCGTCCCTGCGGACCGCTTCAGCCTTTACAACAATCCTGCTACATCGGCGTTCGCCTCCCAGATAGCCGTCATTGCGGGCGAGCAGAACATGGGATTCGTCAATTCACTGGGTTTCATCGGCCTTTTCCCCTTCAAGTTCGGCACCTTCTGCGTCGGTCTCAAGGCCGCAACCGTCGGCGGCATCGAGATCAGACCCGACCCGAACAATCCTGACTACTACGTAGAAAACACATCCGTCGTAGCAGCCATACCGGCTATATCGTTTGCGCGCAGGTTCGGACCATTCAGCGTGGGGGCCGGCCTCAAGGCGCAAACCGTATCGCTTGGGTACAACCCCGGTCAAGAAGGCGAGGCCTTTACGGATAACAAGGTCGGTCTTGATATCGGCGCCTACCAGGATTTTGACAACCTTGGACTCGGATTCGTTGTTCAGAATATCGGGCCCAGATTCTACTTCGTCGGGGATACCGCAGACAGCGCAGGCAATCCTCAACCCCTTAATCTGTCCGGTTCCCTGAGATATTCGCTCTTTGATAAAAAACTGCTGCTGCTCGCCAGTGCAGGCTACGGCAATGCAAGGGGCATCGTAGCCGCCGCGGGAGTGGAGTACTCGCCATGGAGTGTTTTTTCGCTTCGCGCCGGCTACAATACCGAACGAATATCCGCAGGCGCGCTCAACGGTCTCTCTCTGGGATTCGGCTTGAGGCTCGCGAACCTTGAGGTCAACTACTCCTACTTGCCGAGCACGAACGGTTTCGGCGCCGGAGGTTTTCACGGAATAGACGTGGGTTTTCACTTCGGAACCAGCGCCGAGGAGAAGGAGCGCCTGCTTGCCGAAGCTCAGAAGGAGGCCTTGAAGAGGGCGCTTGAGCTTCAGAAGCAGACCAGCCAGAGCCTTTATGAGCAGGGAGTTTCGCAGTATAACATGAGCCGCTACGACGATGCGCTCGAGAGCTGGGATATGGCCCTCATATGGTGGCCCGACAACGCGGATGCGCAGAGCATGATAGCCAAAGTCTCTGCCGAAAAGGACAAGATGGCTCTCCAGGCGCTCGTCGATCAGGCTAAGCAGGCCTACGTGAGCAAGAACTACGTTTCGCTTGCCGTCATGTCGGAAGAGATACTCGCAAGGGATCCCTCGCACAGCCTCGCACTCTTCTACAAAGAAGAGGCGCAGAAGGGTCTCGCGGAGGAGCTCATTTCAAAAGCGCCCGCGGCGCTGCAGTCGGACCTCAGACAGGGCATCGAGGCGCTTACGGGCCGGGATTACCTTACGGCGATGAGGTCGTTCGAGAAGGTTCTTGACTACGACCCTTCGAACGCGGTGGCGCAGGACTACATCCGCAAGACACAGGCAGAGGTTGACCGCTACATCAAGGAGGAGATGGCCACTGTCAACTCTCTCATATCCATGAGCAGGTATTCCGAAGCCAAAAACAAGACTAGGGAACTTCTAAAGGTGGCGCCGCAGAACGCGGAGCTTCTGCAGAAGATAGGCGAGATTGATTCAAAGGTCAGCGAAGACGTCCAGCGCCGGCTCGAACGTGCGCAGGAACAGCAGAGCAAGGACCCGGCACGTTCGGAGAAGGAACTGAAAGCGGCTCTCGAACTCGACCCTGCAAATAAACAGGCTCAGGAGAATCTTGCCCAGATTCAGAAGGCCGCTCAGAAGTCGTCGCAGGACGCTCAGAAGCTCTACCTTCTGGGTGTTGAATCCTACTCCGAAAACAACTACGAACTCGCCATCTCCTACTGGCAGAAGGTTCTTTCAATAGACCCAAACCACTCGAACGCACGCAAGAACCTTGAACGCGCCCAGACCAAGCTCGCCGCTCTAGGTAAGAGCGGCTGA
- a CDS encoding YHS domain-containing protein, with translation MKKIFAALITVFAAVLLFGCAKKNEPLKNNVQETAQLPEVVVCSIDSTGSVLLVHDDSIPVFKYKGKEYYFSSKACRDIVVADPDKYLGP, from the coding sequence ATGAAAAAGATATTCGCAGCGCTGATTACGGTTTTTGCAGCCGTGCTCTTATTCGGGTGTGCAAAAAAGAACGAACCTCTGAAGAACAATGTACAGGAAACGGCCCAGCTTCCAGAGGTCGTTGTATGCTCAATAGACTCGACCGGAAGCGTCCTGCTCGTTCATGACGATTCAATACCCGTCTTCAAATACAAGGGCAAGGAATACTACTTCTCTTCAAAAGCATGCCGGGACATAGTTGTCGCAGACCCGGATAAGTACCTCGGCCCGTAA
- a CDS encoding T9SS type A sorting domain-containing protein produces MLKINSLKKIITIVAVLLPLGAILNAQPVPLLTEGFEGSFPPAGWSTSQTQGNNQWNRNDFYSRPNYTPGATGYCADNDDDANSNQSRVGNNALTSKTFDATAFQVVCLAWDVDWYPKPGLVELQAMVQVTNGSGGWVTVKSYIPGSRVTTRDSVNISAQAAGKANNQVRFVYNELSGGIKSYWYEIDDVSVWGSMPYPPPETLDLGISEILRPLDHEDPGIPFFPSCRVSNNLDTTAHATIRCVMKEMVTQNTVYDDALTNYSCTPGYTTVTGFEAFVPLANKVYTATFTVQHPDDKIPMNNSMSKNFNASQVEYEITPILMTLPNVPDQYGAFVPTADYAEKLGNQVDHPALRCRIARLEDMEQVYEDSIGVTAFMPYDTVTAEFDTAFLDTSTYVITFWATDIYVVNISNPVWVDTFNVLEGIAEAPADANTSLDITTSALFNAGVGLSYSIAKTSYVNLSVYDALGRKVETLVDARKPSGTYCISWNAADVPQGVYFVKLTAPGVALYRKVTKIK; encoded by the coding sequence ATGTTAAAAATCAACAGTCTTAAGAAGATCATCACCATTGTTGCAGTTTTGTTGCCGTTGGGGGCCATTCTCAATGCTCAGCCGGTTCCTCTGCTTACCGAAGGATTTGAGGGTTCTTTTCCTCCGGCAGGCTGGTCTACAAGTCAGACCCAGGGAAACAACCAGTGGAACCGCAACGACTTCTATTCCAGGCCCAACTACACCCCGGGAGCTACAGGCTACTGCGCAGACAACGATGACGACGCTAATTCAAACCAGTCGCGCGTGGGCAACAATGCCCTAACCTCGAAGACGTTCGACGCGACCGCTTTCCAGGTCGTCTGCTTAGCCTGGGATGTTGACTGGTACCCTAAACCAGGGCTCGTGGAGCTTCAGGCGATGGTGCAGGTTACGAACGGTTCCGGCGGATGGGTTACCGTAAAGAGCTACATCCCAGGTTCACGCGTAACTACAAGGGACAGCGTTAACATATCCGCCCAGGCTGCAGGAAAGGCGAACAACCAGGTCAGGTTCGTCTACAATGAGCTCTCAGGCGGAATAAAATCCTACTGGTACGAGATTGACGACGTGTCCGTATGGGGTTCAATGCCTTACCCGCCTCCCGAGACGCTCGACCTTGGGATTTCTGAGATACTGCGTCCTTTAGACCACGAAGATCCAGGCATACCGTTCTTCCCTTCGTGCAGGGTATCCAACAACCTCGACACCACTGCGCATGCAACAATCCGGTGCGTTATGAAGGAGATGGTTACTCAAAACACCGTTTACGACGACGCCCTCACGAACTATTCATGTACTCCGGGATATACAACCGTGACCGGGTTCGAAGCGTTTGTTCCCCTTGCCAACAAGGTTTATACAGCGACATTTACCGTGCAGCATCCGGACGATAAAATCCCTATGAACAACAGCATGAGCAAGAACTTCAACGCCTCACAGGTGGAATACGAAATTACCCCGATTCTGATGACGCTTCCCAATGTTCCTGATCAGTATGGCGCGTTTGTGCCCACCGCCGATTACGCCGAGAAGCTCGGAAACCAGGTAGACCACCCGGCCCTGCGCTGCAGAATAGCAAGACTTGAAGACATGGAACAGGTTTATGAAGACTCGATAGGCGTTACAGCCTTTATGCCTTACGATACGGTGACTGCCGAGTTCGATACAGCGTTTCTTGATACCTCGACCTATGTAATTACTTTCTGGGCTACCGATATCTACGTAGTCAACATAAGCAACCCTGTCTGGGTGGATACATTCAACGTGCTCGAAGGCATCGCTGAAGCGCCTGCAGACGCCAATACCAGCCTGGATATCACGACATCCGCTCTTTTCAATGCGGGAGTGGGACTCTCCTATTCGATTGCGAAGACTTCATACGTCAACCTGAGCGTATACGATGCGCTTGGCAGAAAGGTCGAAACGCTTGTGGACGCAAGAAAGCCGAGCGGCACATACTGCATTTCATGGAACGCTGCCGACGTTCCCCAGGGAGTGTACTTCGTAAAACTTACCGCTCCCGGTGTCGCGCTCTACAGAAAGGTAACGAAAATAAAGTAG
- a CDS encoding Glu/Leu/Phe/Val dehydrogenase produces the protein METNNKPSVYDNVSWQFNKAADLMGLDSNIRRILAKTTNEVVVNFPVKMDDGRIEIFTGYRVQHSNVLGPYKGGLRFHPAVNIDEVRALATWMTWKSAIVDIPLGGAKGGIQIDPAKYSRAELERISRRFTYALGNTIGPEYDIPAPDVNTNPQIMAWILDTYLSTVPPTERQRSVHVVTGKPIESGGSLGRDKATGQGVVYTIEAWAKDKGFNLKGATYFVQGFGNVGSWAARLLKPHGSVLVAAEDVTGSIANPEGIDPDALSQHVAKTGGVKGFAGARVTDHDAFMKTKADIFIPSALENQITAETAPNLDVKLVAEGANGPTDPEGDRILFERGVDVLPDILCNAGGVIVSYFEWLQNKRSERWELEEVDSKLLKKIVRGYERVRDTAKHYKTDWRTAAYVVALNRIERVYRERGIFP, from the coding sequence ATGGAAACCAACAATAAACCCAGCGTTTACGACAATGTAAGCTGGCAGTTTAACAAAGCGGCTGATTTAATGGGGCTGGACTCCAACATCCGCAGAATCCTTGCAAAAACCACCAACGAAGTAGTCGTCAACTTTCCCGTAAAGATGGACGACGGCCGCATCGAGATATTCACGGGCTACCGCGTTCAGCACTCGAACGTGCTCGGACCTTACAAGGGCGGCCTGAGATTCCATCCTGCAGTCAACATCGACGAGGTTCGCGCGCTCGCCACATGGATGACCTGGAAATCGGCTATCGTAGATATCCCGCTGGGCGGCGCAAAGGGCGGCATCCAGATAGACCCGGCGAAGTATTCAAGAGCGGAACTCGAGCGCATATCCAGGCGCTTCACCTACGCGCTCGGAAACACCATAGGCCCCGAGTACGACATCCCGGCGCCCGACGTGAACACCAATCCGCAGATAATGGCGTGGATACTGGACACCTACCTTTCTACCGTTCCGCCCACTGAGCGTCAGCGCTCGGTGCACGTGGTTACCGGCAAGCCCATCGAGTCGGGCGGAAGCCTCGGCCGCGACAAGGCGACCGGCCAGGGCGTGGTCTACACGATTGAGGCGTGGGCAAAAGACAAGGGCTTCAATCTCAAAGGCGCAACATACTTCGTTCAGGGATTCGGCAACGTAGGCTCGTGGGCTGCAAGGCTCCTAAAGCCGCACGGCTCTGTACTTGTTGCCGCCGAGGACGTTACAGGTTCCATTGCGAATCCCGAGGGCATTGACCCCGACGCTCTCAGCCAGCACGTCGCAAAGACCGGCGGCGTCAAAGGCTTCGCGGGCGCCAGGGTAACAGATCACGACGCCTTCATGAAGACGAAAGCCGATATCTTCATCCCGTCCGCCTTGGAGAATCAGATCACCGCCGAGACCGCACCGAATTTGGACGTAAAGCTCGTTGCCGAGGGCGCGAACGGCCCCACTGATCCGGAAGGCGACCGCATTCTTTTCGAGCGAGGCGTAGACGTGCTTCCCGACATCCTCTGCAACGCGGGCGGCGTTATTGTCAGCTATTTTGAGTGGCTCCAGAACAAGCGCAGCGAGCGCTGGGAGCTTGAGGAGGTGGACTCAAAGCTCTTAAAGAAGATAGTGCGGGGCTACGAGCGCGTGCGCGACACTGCAAAGCACTACAAGACCGACTGGCGCACCGCGGCGTACGTGGTTGCCCTGAACCGCATAGAGCGCGTTTACCGCGAGCGCGGCATTTTCCCCTGA